A region of Planococcus sp. MSAK28401 DNA encodes the following proteins:
- a CDS encoding glucose 1-dehydrogenase, with amino-acid sequence MINYQNKVIIITGGGSGLGRAAANSIAAQGGKLVLVDMNKESLEASKNEILADFQGASIETVEANVTDEEQVKNYVQFTLDTFGKIDGFFNNAGIEGKQNLTEEYGSDEFEKVVSVNLNGVFFGMKHVLKVMKEQGYGSIVNTASVGGIRGVGNQSGYAASKHGVVGLTRNSGIEYGEYGISINAIAPGAIMTPMVEGSLKQMAGDDWEAAGKEFVSVNPMKRFGKPEEVGNLVAFLLSDAAKFINASVIPIDGGQSYKY; translated from the coding sequence ATGATTAATTACCAAAACAAAGTCATTATCATTACTGGCGGGGGATCCGGCCTTGGCCGCGCCGCTGCAAATTCAATCGCAGCTCAAGGCGGCAAGCTCGTCCTTGTCGACATGAACAAAGAATCCCTAGAAGCGAGCAAAAATGAAATTCTGGCAGATTTCCAAGGCGCTTCCATCGAAACCGTTGAAGCCAACGTCACCGATGAAGAACAAGTGAAAAATTACGTCCAATTTACACTCGACACTTTCGGCAAAATTGATGGTTTCTTCAATAACGCCGGCATCGAAGGCAAGCAGAACTTGACGGAAGAATACGGCTCCGATGAATTCGAAAAAGTCGTCAGCGTTAACCTGAACGGCGTGTTCTTCGGCATGAAGCATGTCTTGAAAGTGATGAAAGAACAAGGCTACGGCTCGATCGTCAACACGGCATCGGTCGGCGGCATCCGCGGCGTCGGCAACCAATCCGGCTATGCGGCAAGCAAGCACGGCGTTGTCGGCTTGACGCGCAACTCCGGCATCGAATACGGAGAATATGGCATCAGCATCAACGCCATCGCACCCGGCGCCATCATGACCCCAATGGTCGAAGGCTCCTTGAAGCAAATGGCTGGCGATGACTGGGAAGCTGCCGGCAAGGAATTTGTCAGCGTCAATCCGATGAAGCGTTTCGGCAAGCCGGAAGAAGTCGGCAATCTCGTCGCTTTCTTATTATCCGATGCAGCGAAATTCATCAACGCTTCCGTCATCCCAATCGACGGCGGCCAATCCTATAAATATTGA
- a CDS encoding TetR/AcrR family transcriptional regulator — MKNKKEKLSPQAERTKHHLAEAYIELINEKGYSHVSVTDIVQRAQYNRATFYLYYLDKPDLTEELLEEMFQQIKRTSTERYEKGADILTSAMNADSFELISFVYDNRSFFNLYLVEDTIPGLHGELPQAIFEMLNEGFTFEGIASGDINSKPFKLYMAHGTAGLILEWAKTGYEKSPKEMTDTLISIVRSFASAFRVN, encoded by the coding sequence ATGAAAAACAAGAAAGAGAAATTGTCTCCGCAGGCAGAACGGACCAAACATCACCTGGCGGAAGCGTATATTGAATTGATCAATGAAAAAGGATACAGCCATGTATCAGTGACAGATATTGTCCAACGAGCACAGTATAACCGGGCGACTTTCTATTTGTATTATCTCGACAAGCCCGATCTCACTGAAGAGTTACTCGAAGAAATGTTCCAGCAGATCAAACGGACCAGCACTGAACGCTACGAGAAGGGAGCGGATATTCTCACTTCGGCCATGAATGCGGACTCTTTCGAGCTGATCAGTTTCGTGTATGATAATCGCTCTTTTTTTAATTTGTATTTAGTGGAAGATACCATTCCCGGCCTTCACGGAGAATTGCCGCAAGCGATTTTTGAGATGCTCAATGAAGGATTTACATTCGAAGGGATCGCAAGCGGCGATATTAATTCCAAGCCATTCAAACTGTATATGGCGCACGGCACTGCAGGCCTCATTTTGGAATGGGCCAAGACAGGCTATGAGAAATCCCCGAAAGAAATGACCGATACCTTGATCAGTATTGTGCGGTCTTTTGCCTCAGCATTCCGCGTGAATTAA
- a CDS encoding alpha/beta fold hydrolase encodes MGHYIQVEENVKIHVEDIGSGQPVVFLHGWPLNNKAFEYQTSLLAKNGFRYIGVDMRGYGKSDKPWSGYDYDTMAKDLEAVVNELRLDQFVLGGFSMGGPIAIRYLTKFGQDKVAKLLLMGAAAPIFTQRDDFNVGMKPEEVDDIIAQIEKDRPAFLAEFADLFFEQKHSPQFLDWFQSLALEAGAHSTLNSAVALRDEDLRGELSSITVPTAIFHGKKDQICPYELGEILDKEIPNSVLVPFKDSGHGINADEPERFNNELLSFLKSSGV; translated from the coding sequence GTGGGACATTATATTCAAGTTGAAGAAAACGTAAAAATTCACGTCGAAGATATCGGTTCAGGACAGCCGGTGGTATTTCTTCACGGCTGGCCATTGAACAACAAAGCGTTTGAATACCAGACGAGCTTGCTTGCGAAAAACGGCTTCCGTTATATCGGCGTCGATATGCGCGGCTATGGAAAATCTGATAAGCCATGGTCAGGATATGATTACGACACAATGGCAAAAGACCTCGAGGCAGTAGTCAATGAGCTTCGCCTTGATCAATTCGTGCTCGGCGGCTTTTCGATGGGCGGCCCGATTGCGATTCGCTATTTGACGAAATTCGGCCAGGACAAAGTCGCCAAACTCCTTTTGATGGGTGCTGCAGCTCCGATCTTCACGCAGCGTGACGATTTCAACGTTGGCATGAAGCCTGAAGAAGTGGACGATATCATCGCGCAAATCGAAAAAGACCGCCCGGCGTTTCTTGCGGAATTTGCGGACCTGTTTTTCGAACAAAAACATTCACCGCAATTCCTGGATTGGTTCCAGTCGCTGGCACTTGAGGCCGGCGCGCATTCCACGTTGAACTCAGCCGTTGCCCTGCGCGACGAAGACTTGCGTGGCGAGCTGTCATCCATTACAGTTCCGACAGCCATTTTCCACGGCAAAAAAGACCAGATCTGCCCTTATGAACTTGGCGAAATCCTGGACAAGGAAATCCCGAACTCTGTACTCGTGCCGTTTAAAGACAGCGGACACGGCATCAATGCCGATGAGCCAGAGCGTTTCAATAATGAACTCCTAAGCTTCCTGAAGAGTTCAGGCGTCTAA
- a CDS encoding SDR family NAD(P)-dependent oxidoreductase: protein MKQSGRGSARGIGFACAKALAKRGASIVLTDILDCGEAKQELETEFPGIRVLALQVDVRDRAQVARAIHETVEEFGGIDIVVNNAGTVSRLSLKDMTDDDWVRDIDTNLRGTFLFTQAAIYPHMVNQERGRIINISSISGMIGGAISYGEDGERQGRSGPAYAASKGCIIAFTKWVAKEVGEFGITVNSVAPGPVETAITKGVNYPLELQSIKRPGQPEDIGEAVAYWASPAASYVTGEVLKVCSGAGIGA, encoded by the coding sequence GTGAAGCAGTCGGGCAGGGGAAGCGCACGGGGCATCGGCTTTGCCTGCGCGAAAGCACTCGCAAAACGCGGGGCTTCGATTGTCCTAACGGATATTCTGGATTGCGGAGAAGCGAAGCAAGAACTCGAAACAGAGTTTCCTGGCATTCGCGTGTTGGCGCTGCAAGTGGACGTCCGCGACAGGGCGCAAGTCGCACGGGCGATTCACGAAACGGTAGAGGAATTTGGCGGCATCGATATTGTCGTCAATAACGCTGGTACCGTTTCGCGCTTGAGCTTGAAAGATATGACGGACGATGATTGGGTCCGCGATATTGACACGAACTTGCGCGGCACGTTCTTGTTCACGCAAGCAGCCATCTATCCGCATATGGTCAACCAAGAGAGAGGGCGCATCATCAACATCAGCTCGATTTCCGGCATGATAGGCGGCGCCATTTCCTACGGGGAAGACGGCGAACGGCAAGGGCGTTCAGGGCCTGCCTATGCTGCGTCAAAAGGCTGCATCATCGCCTTCACGAAATGGGTCGCAAAAGAAGTCGGCGAGTTCGGCATCACGGTCAATAGCGTCGCGCCAGGGCCGGTTGAGACCGCCATCACCAAAGGCGTCAATTATCCGCTCGAGCTTCAATCGATCAAGCGTCCTGGGCAGCCTGAAGATATTGGCGAAGCGGTCGCCTATTGGGCATCACCGGCTGCAAGCTATGTCACGGGCGAAGTGTTGAAAGTATGCAGCGGGGCAGGAATCGGCGCATAA
- a CDS encoding SDR family NAD(P)-dependent oxidoreductase, producing the protein MAKTAIITGGGSGLGQSSALRLAQEGINIAVVDISEKGGNETVEKVKALGPDAIFIRADVSKAQEVKNYVDKTVEHFGSIDYFFNNAGISGSGKQFLETDIEEIEQIVGINMLGALYGLRYVAEVMVKNGGGSIVNTASSAGVIGQDTVVTYSATKHGIVGMTKSLVAEYAKDGLRVNAVAPGPTETPMVKAYFDANPKMKQSAEEGIPQKRLGTADEVAELVAFLLTSKAQYINGDVIRIDGGFTSTK; encoded by the coding sequence ATGGCAAAAACGGCAATCATTACAGGAGGCGGCAGCGGGCTCGGGCAATCCTCTGCACTGCGCTTGGCACAGGAAGGCATCAATATCGCGGTCGTCGACATCAGTGAAAAAGGTGGCAATGAGACGGTCGAGAAAGTGAAAGCACTCGGTCCGGACGCTATCTTTATCCGTGCAGATGTATCAAAAGCACAAGAAGTGAAAAACTACGTCGACAAAACGGTCGAGCATTTCGGTTCAATCGATTATTTCTTCAATAACGCCGGAATTTCCGGAAGCGGCAAACAGTTCCTCGAAACGGATATAGAAGAAATCGAGCAGATTGTCGGCATCAATATGCTCGGGGCACTCTATGGCCTCCGCTACGTCGCGGAAGTGATGGTCAAAAACGGCGGCGGGTCGATCGTCAATACCGCATCGAGCGCTGGTGTCATTGGGCAGGATACGGTCGTTACCTATTCTGCCACCAAGCACGGCATCGTCGGCATGACCAAATCGCTGGTCGCTGAATATGCCAAAGACGGCTTGCGCGTCAATGCCGTTGCACCAGGCCCGACCGAAACACCGATGGTCAAAGCCTATTTCGATGCCAACCCGAAAATGAAACAAAGCGCAGAAGAAGGCATTCCGCAAAAACGCCTCGGCACTGCAGACGAAGTCGCAGAACTCGTGGCGTTCTTGCTGACATCAAAAGCGCAATACATCAACGGCGACGTCATCCGCATCGACGGCGGATTTACCAGCACGAAATGA
- the mug gene encoding G/U mismatch-specific DNA glycosylase — MELTPIPDHLKDHLDILFVGFNPSIRSSETGYHYANPNNRFWKILFESGLTPRKYAPEENHDLLELGYGLTNIVARPTKAAADITKEEYKEGAEQLKRKIERYRPKAVCFVGKGVYLQFSGKKSTHWGKQPDPVIPGVIEYVAPSSSGLVRMKQAEIVEIYEGLHHLISKSQ, encoded by the coding sequence TTGGAACTTACACCCATACCCGATCATTTGAAAGACCATCTCGACATCCTGTTCGTCGGATTCAATCCAAGCATCCGCTCAAGTGAAACCGGCTATCATTACGCCAACCCAAACAACCGCTTTTGGAAAATCCTTTTTGAATCCGGGCTGACGCCCAGAAAATATGCTCCCGAGGAAAACCACGATTTGCTGGAACTCGGCTATGGTTTGACCAATATCGTCGCCCGCCCGACCAAAGCGGCGGCCGATATCACAAAGGAAGAATACAAAGAAGGCGCCGAACAATTGAAACGAAAAATTGAACGCTACCGGCCAAAAGCGGTTTGTTTTGTCGGCAAAGGTGTCTACCTTCAGTTCAGCGGCAAGAAATCAACGCACTGGGGCAAACAGCCGGATCCGGTCATTCCGGGAGTCATCGAATACGTCGCCCCTTCCTCAAGCGGACTGGTGCGCATGAAACAGGCCGAAATTGTGGAAATATATGAAGGCTTGCATCATTTAATCTCTAAGAGCCAATGA
- a CDS encoding YcxB family protein, which translates to MQEFSYELTEQQFVDFNLYHAKHSEAVKRSLTIQRFVIPVIYLMMPFVMGPIFDWSVWGLMVPFILFAALWIVFFPPYFYWNIKRMSRKMVNEGKNEGLLGVHELFIDSQGIREVTKNGETHVRWSGIEKYGEDADNVYVYNSAMSALIIPKKAVPELESLLKLLAEKVPASA; encoded by the coding sequence ATGCAGGAATTTTCGTACGAGTTGACAGAACAGCAATTTGTTGATTTTAACCTTTATCATGCTAAACATTCCGAAGCGGTTAAGCGTTCATTGACGATCCAGCGCTTTGTCATTCCAGTTATTTATTTGATGATGCCGTTTGTGATGGGGCCGATTTTTGATTGGTCGGTGTGGGGGCTGATGGTTCCCTTTATCCTATTCGCGGCTTTGTGGATCGTCTTCTTTCCGCCCTATTTCTACTGGAATATTAAACGCATGAGCCGGAAAATGGTCAATGAAGGGAAAAACGAAGGCTTGCTTGGTGTCCATGAACTGTTCATTGATTCACAGGGAATCCGGGAAGTAACGAAAAATGGAGAGACACATGTGCGCTGGTCAGGAATCGAAAAGTATGGGGAGGATGCGGACAATGTGTATGTATATAATAGCGCCATGTCTGCATTGATCATACCGAAAAAGGCAGTGCCTGAGCTGGAGTCATTGCTCAAGTTATTGGCTGAAAAAGTTCCGGCAAGCGCTTGA
- a CDS encoding BsuPI-related putative proteinase inhibitor, with amino-acid sequence MRQKNAIGWLIIFMAAFILAACGTESDTMPEDPESGGEIIEGEVTSTIEETDNGTYRYTVKNDTQEAVTFNFTSGQRYDFTLTDEQGNEVFRMSSVSMYTQALGEEILRQGEELQYEIQVPEANLEPGTYTLEVWMTPTEGTNYPAEIEHTIE; translated from the coding sequence ATGAGGCAAAAAAACGCAATCGGTTGGCTAATAATATTTATGGCCGCTTTCATACTCGCAGCATGCGGCACCGAAAGCGATACTATGCCGGAAGATCCGGAGTCAGGGGGTGAGATCATCGAAGGTGAAGTAACATCGACTATTGAAGAGACAGACAACGGGACTTACCGCTATACCGTCAAAAACGACACGCAGGAAGCAGTGACTTTCAACTTCACGAGCGGGCAGCGCTATGATTTCACATTGACCGATGAACAAGGCAACGAAGTGTTCCGCATGTCGTCTGTCAGCATGTATACCCAGGCGCTCGGCGAGGAAATCCTGCGCCAAGGCGAGGAGCTCCAATACGAGATCCAAGTTCCCGAAGCCAATCTTGAACCTGGCACCTACACGCTTGAAGTGTGGATGACGCCGACAGAAGGCACGAATTATCCAGCGGAAATTGAGCATACGATCGAATAG
- a CDS encoding class I adenylate-forming enzyme family protein: MNITTSLTMNATRQPNLPALNFEGKSYTYQELNAEVNRLANGLVREGISKGDKVALFMKNSDAYVIAFFAALKAGGVVVPVNYRLNAEEAGYLVGQSNAVYVFCDNEFESLVAEAKELDDLLHQVIVYPEAKEQAHLSWDEALDDDRSEPKVEILPEDDAEILYTSGTTGPPKGALFDHQRIVNVSTSFILGTGVNHDDRLLHAAPFFHPSQLNLFLVTGVMLGIPQTILREFATRDVVDAIHQDGCTVFFGLPDMYHALMEAPESENYNLGTIRKCMYGTDPMPNGLVARAMEFFGHEQFYNLCFLTEGGPGGVYLLPSEHAHKEGAGGKSMYMTHVRVVDEEMNDVKPGQVGEFIMRGETIMKSYYNMPEETEEAFREGWLLTGDLATIDEDGYITLVDRKSDRIISAGNNIYSIEIEQVLNRHPQVQEAATVGIPEEEWGEIVGVVIVPKDGSPIDEVALSEYLLEHLPQHKAPKKFRFADELPRNASGKILKYQLRELHISEYTWFRHTFIER, from the coding sequence ATGAACATTACCACATCATTGACGATGAATGCGACGCGCCAGCCCAATTTACCCGCATTGAATTTTGAAGGGAAGTCCTATACGTATCAGGAATTGAACGCGGAAGTGAATCGCTTGGCGAATGGCTTGGTGCGGGAAGGGATCTCCAAAGGCGATAAAGTGGCCTTGTTCATGAAGAATTCGGATGCTTATGTGATTGCATTTTTTGCTGCATTGAAAGCAGGCGGCGTCGTGGTTCCGGTCAATTACCGGCTCAACGCCGAAGAAGCTGGCTATCTAGTCGGCCAGTCGAATGCGGTCTATGTGTTTTGCGATAACGAATTTGAAAGCTTAGTGGCGGAAGCGAAGGAATTGGATGATCTGCTGCATCAGGTGATCGTCTATCCCGAAGCAAAAGAACAAGCGCATCTCAGTTGGGACGAAGCACTGGACGATGACCGCTCGGAGCCGAAAGTCGAGATCTTGCCGGAAGACGATGCAGAAATCCTTTATACTTCGGGGACGACCGGCCCGCCTAAGGGAGCGCTTTTTGACCATCAGCGCATCGTCAATGTCAGCACTTCGTTCATTCTCGGAACGGGAGTCAACCATGATGACCGCTTACTTCATGCGGCGCCGTTTTTCCATCCTTCCCAACTTAATCTATTTCTCGTGACCGGGGTCATGCTCGGCATCCCGCAAACCATTCTCCGTGAATTCGCTACCAGAGATGTAGTGGACGCAATCCACCAGGACGGCTGCACGGTGTTTTTCGGTTTGCCGGATATGTATCATGCGTTAATGGAGGCGCCTGAGAGCGAAAATTATAATCTGGGCACCATCCGGAAATGCATGTACGGGACCGACCCGATGCCGAATGGCCTTGTCGCGCGGGCCATGGAATTCTTCGGCCACGAACAATTTTACAATTTATGCTTCCTCACTGAAGGGGGGCCGGGAGGTGTCTATTTGCTGCCAAGCGAGCATGCCCATAAAGAGGGAGCCGGCGGCAAGTCGATGTATATGACCCATGTCCGTGTGGTCGATGAGGAAATGAACGACGTTAAGCCGGGCCAAGTCGGCGAATTCATCATGCGCGGCGAGACGATCATGAAGTCGTATTACAATATGCCAGAAGAAACCGAAGAAGCGTTCAGGGAGGGCTGGCTGTTGACCGGGGATCTCGCGACAATCGATGAAGACGGCTACATTACGCTTGTCGACCGCAAATCCGACCGCATCATTTCTGCTGGGAATAATATTTATTCCATCGAGATCGAGCAAGTGTTGAATCGTCATCCGCAAGTCCAGGAAGCGGCGACCGTCGGCATTCCGGAAGAGGAATGGGGCGAAATCGTTGGTGTCGTTATCGTCCCGAAAGACGGGTCGCCGATCGACGAAGTAGCACTCTCCGAATACTTGCTCGAGCATTTGCCGCAGCATAAAGCGCCGAAAAAATTCCGGTTCGCGGACGAATTGCCACGCAATGCTTCAGGCAAGATTCTGAAATACCAATTGCGCGAACTGCATATCAGCGAATATACATGGTTCCGCCATACGTTTATCGAACGCTGA
- a CDS encoding DUF1456 family protein codes for MDNNDILIRLRYALDLKNSDVKEIFALGGEKVDAVDVPSILTKTPEPDDEGAEANIPLANDQLERFLNGLITFNRGPKPGDSGPPEVSGEHVNNLVLKKLRIALELTSEDLLDLWKLAGINVSKGELGAFLRKEGHKNYKELGDQLMRNLLKGITLNYRP; via the coding sequence ATGGACAATAACGATATTTTGATCCGGCTGCGCTATGCGCTGGATTTGAAAAATAGCGATGTAAAAGAAATTTTCGCACTCGGCGGCGAGAAAGTGGATGCCGTCGATGTGCCATCGATTTTAACGAAAACGCCGGAACCCGACGATGAAGGGGCAGAAGCCAATATCCCGTTGGCAAACGACCAATTGGAGCGCTTCTTGAACGGGCTGATCACCTTCAACCGCGGACCCAAACCCGGCGACTCCGGCCCGCCCGAAGTAAGCGGTGAGCACGTCAACAACCTGGTCTTGAAAAAGCTTCGCATCGCGCTGGAATTGACGAGTGAAGACTTGCTTGATTTATGGAAGCTGGCCGGGATCAACGTTTCCAAAGGGGAACTCGGTGCCTTTCTCCGGAAAGAAGGCCATAAAAATTATAAGGAACTGGGCGACCAGCTCATGCGCAATCTTCTCAAAGGCATCACGCTTAATTATCGCCCATAA
- a CDS encoding helix-turn-helix domain-containing protein: MAKYSEEFKLKLVKEYAEGKLGYRRLAHKYGLPDPSPIMRWVRAYQEFGLKALRRKQTKQVYSVQFKVDVLHFMEYTGASYQDAAIHFKMNNPSLIVNWNRRVLEKGVKGLEARAKGRPSMSKRPKPIKNEKPLSREAQLERENELLRLEVAYLKKLKAFQENPDAFLEKHKQRWRSNSTKKDSD; encoded by the coding sequence ATGGCGAAATATAGCGAAGAATTTAAGTTGAAGCTAGTGAAGGAATACGCAGAAGGAAAGTTGGGGTATAGACGCTTAGCCCACAAATACGGCTTGCCAGATCCCTCTCCGATTATGCGCTGGGTTCGGGCGTATCAGGAGTTTGGCCTTAAAGCCTTGCGGAGAAAGCAGACAAAACAAGTGTATTCTGTTCAATTCAAAGTGGATGTATTACACTTTATGGAATACACAGGTGCTTCTTACCAAGACGCAGCGATCCATTTCAAGATGAACAATCCTTCACTCATTGTGAATTGGAACCGTCGAGTTCTGGAGAAAGGGGTAAAAGGCCTGGAAGCACGAGCGAAAGGACGGCCCTCCATGTCAAAAAGACCAAAACCGATCAAGAACGAAAAGCCCCTGTCTCGGGAAGCGCAATTGGAACGGGAGAATGAGCTCCTTCGTTTGGAAGTGGCGTATTTAAAAAAGTTAAAAGCTTTCCAGGAGAATCCGGATGCCTTCCTCGAAAAGCACAAGCAGCGCTGGCGTTCGAACTCCACGAAGAAGGATTCCGATTAA
- a CDS encoding IS3 family transposase: MAFELHEEGFRLTDVLNIVDLPDATYHYHRQRFDCEDPDREWKTVIRMLFEKHQGRYGYRRIHLELRAQGYDINHKKVQRLMRDLGLNCVKFIRKSRYKSYKGKVGTLAKNRMNRRFFTPYALQKLTTDVTEFKCTGEQKLYLSPVMDLYNGEVIGFSMAKRPTLEFVMESLNQALPVIQEQAVYRTTLHSDQGWHYQHFAWVKALKKQRIFQSMSRKGTCADNAAMENFFGLLKQEMYYGETLVSYEELKQRIEHYIDYYNNERLKQKLAGMSPVKYRAHASQLAA; this comes from the coding sequence CTGGCGTTCGAACTCCACGAAGAAGGATTCCGATTAACGGATGTGTTAAACATCGTCGATCTTCCAGATGCGACCTACCATTACCATCGCCAGCGATTCGATTGCGAAGACCCGGACCGGGAGTGGAAAACAGTGATCCGGATGCTCTTCGAGAAGCACCAAGGCCGTTACGGATACCGACGGATTCATCTGGAATTGCGAGCACAGGGATACGACATCAATCATAAGAAAGTCCAGCGTCTCATGCGAGACTTGGGATTGAACTGCGTGAAGTTCATCCGGAAATCCCGCTACAAGTCGTATAAGGGGAAAGTCGGAACCCTCGCTAAAAACCGGATGAACCGCAGGTTTTTCACACCGTATGCCCTGCAAAAACTGACAACAGATGTCACCGAGTTCAAATGTACGGGCGAACAAAAACTTTATTTAAGTCCAGTGATGGATCTCTATAACGGCGAAGTCATTGGGTTCAGTATGGCCAAACGACCGACGCTGGAATTCGTGATGGAATCACTTAACCAAGCCCTGCCAGTGATTCAGGAACAAGCGGTTTACCGGACCACCCTCCATTCCGATCAAGGGTGGCATTACCAGCACTTTGCCTGGGTGAAAGCGTTGAAAAAACAACGCATCTTCCAGAGCATGTCCCGAAAAGGGACCTGTGCCGACAATGCGGCCATGGAAAATTTCTTTGGTCTCCTAAAGCAAGAGATGTATTACGGAGAAACGTTGGTTTCGTATGAAGAGTTAAAACAGCGGATTGAACACTATATCGATTACTACAACAATGAACGCCTTAAACAAAAATTGGCCGGCATGAGCCCGGTGAAATACCGAGCTCATGCCAGCCAATTAGCTGCATGA
- a CDS encoding fructose bisphosphate aldolase produces the protein MNTKQFEVMKNGKGFIAALDQSGGSTPKALKLYGVNEDAYSNEDEMYDLIHEMRTRVMTAPAFSSDYVLGAILFEQTMDREVYGKYTSNYLWDAKGVVPFLKIDKGLADEQNGVQLMKPNPNLNELLQRAVERNVFGTKMRSVVKEPNEDGIKQVVDQQFEVAKEVIAAGLVPIIEPEVDINSADKERIEAMLNDEILSHLDKLSDDEHVMLKLTIPTLANFYKELIDHPRVVRVVALSGGYPREQANQKLAENKGLIASFSRALSEGLSADQSDEEFNTTLEKSIKEIYEASIT, from the coding sequence ATGAACACAAAACAATTTGAAGTAATGAAGAACGGTAAAGGCTTTATCGCTGCACTCGACCAAAGCGGTGGCAGTACGCCAAAAGCGTTAAAACTTTATGGTGTTAATGAAGATGCTTACTCCAACGAAGATGAAATGTACGACCTGATCCACGAAATGAGAACGCGCGTCATGACGGCCCCGGCATTTTCGTCGGATTATGTGCTAGGCGCCATCCTGTTTGAACAGACGATGGACCGCGAAGTATACGGCAAATATACAAGTAATTATCTATGGGACGCGAAAGGCGTCGTTCCCTTCCTTAAAATCGATAAAGGCTTGGCGGATGAACAGAACGGCGTTCAACTGATGAAGCCGAACCCGAACTTGAACGAGTTGCTGCAACGTGCGGTCGAACGCAATGTCTTTGGCACGAAAATGCGCTCAGTCGTCAAAGAACCGAATGAAGATGGCATCAAACAAGTTGTCGACCAGCAGTTCGAAGTGGCGAAAGAAGTCATCGCTGCAGGACTTGTGCCGATCATCGAGCCAGAAGTCGATATCAACAGCGCAGATAAAGAACGCATCGAGGCTATGCTGAATGACGAAATCCTCAGCCACCTTGATAAGCTCAGCGACGATGAGCACGTCATGTTGAAATTGACGATTCCGACGCTGGCGAATTTCTATAAAGAATTGATCGACCACCCTCGTGTCGTGCGTGTTGTGGCATTGTCAGGCGGATATCCGCGCGAACAGGCGAATCAGAAGCTTGCTGAAAACAAAGGCTTGATCGCCAGCTTCTCACGTGCCTTGTCAGAAGGTTTGAGCGCTGACCAGTCGGATGAAGAGTTCAACACGACACTCGAAAAGTCCATCAAAGAAATCTACGAAGCATCCATTACATGA
- a CDS encoding oxidoreductase: protein MEDIHHKVAIITGGNSGIGWEAANMLAGRGFSILLAVRDLVKGENAKREILDYHPESTVAVLKLDLADLASVRHFADSYKKHFRSLDLLVNNAGIMMPPYGKTKDGFELQFGSNYLGHFALTAHLLPLLAKTQGSRVITLGSLAHNRGTIDFDNLDGSKGYRPKKFYNQSKLANMLFAMELDRRLKKHRIQTISVACHPGVSATNIFKIGKYDAPVLLRDFANRFLQPPDMGALATVHAATEPGLTGGEYIGPAGKGRRKGYPALDTPHPTAVDEALARKLWDVSEQMTGVRFDFETAKKPDVSTDN from the coding sequence TTGGAGGATATTCATCACAAAGTCGCCATTATCACCGGGGGCAACAGCGGCATCGGATGGGAAGCCGCCAACATGCTCGCTGGCCGGGGCTTCTCCATTCTGCTGGCAGTCCGCGACCTGGTCAAAGGCGAAAACGCGAAACGGGAGATCCTCGATTACCATCCGGAATCAACGGTCGCCGTCCTGAAGCTCGACTTGGCGGATCTCGCAAGCGTACGCCATTTTGCAGATAGCTACAAAAAGCATTTCCGTTCACTCGATTTACTGGTCAATAATGCGGGGATCATGATGCCGCCTTACGGAAAAACGAAAGACGGCTTTGAATTGCAGTTCGGCAGCAATTACTTAGGCCATTTTGCGTTGACTGCCCACCTTTTGCCGCTGCTCGCGAAAACCCAGGGCTCGCGCGTCATCACACTCGGCAGCCTGGCGCATAACCGCGGCACTATCGATTTCGATAATCTTGATGGCTCGAAAGGCTATCGCCCGAAAAAATTCTACAACCAAAGCAAGCTCGCCAATATGCTATTTGCGATGGAACTCGACCGGCGGCTGAAGAAGCACCGCATCCAGACAATCAGCGTCGCTTGCCATCCAGGCGTTTCCGCCACCAATATCTTCAAGATCGGTAAGTACGACGCTCCGGTGTTGCTGAGGGATTTCGCCAACCGCTTTCTGCAGCCCCCGGACATGGGAGCGCTCGCCACTGTCCACGCCGCAACAGAACCGGGTCTTACAGGAGGCGAATACATCGGCCCTGCCGGCAAAGGGCGCAGAAAAGGTTATCCCGCACTGGATACGCCCCACCCGACGGCCGTCGACGAAGCACTTGCCCGAAAACTATGGGACGTATCCGAACAGATGACAGGCGTCCGCTTCGACTTTGAAACAGCAAAAAAACCAGACGTTTCCACTGACAATTAA